DNA from Bacillus marinisedimentorum:
TGTCAAAATAACTGGGTAATTTTGTTTACCCTTTGCAAGACTAGTGCCGTAACTCCCTGGTTTCACGCCAAAGCTGCCGCTTCCCAATATATTCACGCCAATGCCCTGGACCACCAGTTGAATTTCACAGGAAAACCAGAATTCCGCATGTTCAAGACCAAACTGGACAATAGCCTTTCTCGCAGTTTCATAAAAATACTGAGAAAAGCCAAAACTACTCCAGATTGGTTTCTTTTTTTATAAAAAGACAATCTATTTTAAAATACGCTCAACCGTTTCACGCCGGATAACCATTTTTTCACGCCAAATCAGCGCCTTTTCACGCCGTACCTGTATAGCTGTGTTGCGTGAGTGCCCTTTTCACGCGGGACTCCGTGTTTTTCACGCCAAACTCAGCACAATTCACGCGCACTATCCTGCATTTCACGCCGTACACACCCTCTTTCGCGCCGATGCGCCTGTTTCACGCCATACCGGCTGACTTTCACGCCGTAACTCCTGGTTTCACGCCAAAGCAGCCGCTTCCCAATATAATTACGCCAATGCCCTGGACCACCAGCTGAATTTCACAGGAAAACCAGAATTCCGCACATTCAAGGCCAAGCTCGCCAATAGCTTTTTTAATCTAATAAAAATACGGGTATAACAAATTTTATATAGGTGGAGAATGTCAAAACCCCTGGCATGTATGAACGGATATACAGTATATTTATTCACACTGGTTTATATTACTAATGAAATAGGCATTACTTCCTGTTACCATTTACGTGTACTGACTTTAACAGGAGGTATAGAAATGAAGAATGCTGCAATCATTTTTCTTGTGATCATCTTCACCCTTTCAGGCATGTCAGCTGCTCAAGCAGCATCTAATCACACCGTAAAGCAGGGTGAATCTCTATGGAGCATCGCCCGTTACCATGGTGTACCGGTAGCAGCCGTGAAAAAAATCAACAACCGCTATTCAAATATGATTTATTCAGGGGAGCAATTGAAAATCCCAACTCCCGTAAGTTCTAAAGAGCGTGACTTGCTCGCCCGCCTTGTCCGTGCCGAAGCGGAAGGTGAACCGTATGCCGGTAAAGTGGCCGTCGCAACCGTTGTATTAAATCGGGTTGACAGCAAGAAATTTCCTGACTCTGTAACAGGCGTGGTTTATGAAAAATCCTACGGGCATTATGCTTTTACCCCTGTTAAAAATGGCGAAATCAATCGCCCTGCCGATTTCAAATCCAAAAAAGCCGTCAATGAAGCGCTTGCCTACAGAGGCCAGGGCAGCGGATCCCTTTATTTTTTCAATCCGCAAACTTCTGTAAGCAAGTGGGTATTCAGCCGGGAAGTGACGGTTACGATTGGCAAACATCGTTTTGCTAAATAATGAGTTACCCTTTTAGAATTCGTAAGAAAAAGGCTCTGCAAATGCAGGCCTTTTTCTAGTTTAATAGTCTTGTTTTCTGAATTCCCCGTATGAAATATTCCGAAGAGGGACCACATCTCGTATAAATTCATGATATAACTCATTTACCTTCGGATCCTTATCAAATAGACTCATCACTTTTTTGGCGTGACTTTCCGACTTGAATTTGACGATCCCCAACCATATTTCTTCTTCGTCTTCCGGATTCAACAGCCGGCCAATGGAATTGAGCCCATAATCTTTTGCTGCGCTTTCCAGTTTGAAAACCTCTTCAGGTTCTCCGCCATACTCCTTATATTTTTCACCTGTTTGACGGAGTATCTCAAAGAACTTGTCACCGCGGGCAGGCTTCAATTTGTAAAAATATAATAAGTGATACCCCACTGAATCTCCCCCTTAAATTCCCAGCAAGTGATCATCATTTAAATCAATGTTAAATTCCACAGAGCTCCATTCGATAAACGAACTCCATATCAAGCTTGCATTCTTTTTGACTTCATCAAAATCATTGTTTTCAAACAACTTACGGATGGTTTGTTCATAATTCACCGGCAACAACTTTAGTAGAAAACTGTCTTCAATCTTGAACTTGTTGGATTTGTACCTCATTTTGTTGGCCAACCCGACAGTGATCGCACACCAGTATGCTATATTTGCAAACGGTAGACTTCCCTCATTTCAGCAATTTCTTTACTTGAAAAGTCCGTATGGAATTCAATTTTCATCACATTCTCCCCATCCAGCTGCGAGTCTGTTTGCTATAACCAGCGACACTGGCATAATAATAAATATTACAACTGCCAGGGACACTATTTCAGTGAAGGTGTTCCAGGGAATGTAGCGGTTATAAAGAAATCGATACAATTGGAAAAGGATAAAAAATGATCCCCCAAAAAGTGTCCAGAATAAAACAGTGTTCTTCTTCATTATTGATCTCACCAAAACAAACCATCCCTCCCGCATAATAATGGACTCGTTAAATTGAATGATAATACCTTATTTTTATGCCACACAAAAAGGATCTGCCAACACTCCCGGATCATGTTATGGACTGCAATGAAATAATGTAATCATTCACATGTTTTTTATTTAAACGGTGCACAAATTCACCATTTTGCTAAAAGCTGTTCCTCTGGCACAAACAAGCTTCCTTTTCACCTCATATAATATAACAGCAAAAAAGAAAGGAGTGAATGTATTCAATGAAGAGAAAAATCAGAAATACGGAACTGGCTGATTTCTTAAATAACCGTCACAAGCATAGTAAATTCGCCGGGCAGCGCCGCAAGCGCAAACAAGACGATCGAGTGAGTGACCTGGAAAGTTTATGTGATAAATTTGCTGACATTCTGAAAGCGGACAGCAATGAAATTGTGAATGGTGTTTGTGTAGCTACTCGCTTCCGGAATGAACTCAAACCGACCATTTTAAATCGGAAAACGGTCTCACCATTATCTATTGCGGCCCTGTTTTCATTTGAAGACCTTGATAGCAAGGGGAATGCATTGAACCTTGGAGAAACAGTCATTTTGCAAGAAGAGACACAAGAATTCATCAGTAAACTCCGCGAACAGGATTTAATCGTAACAGCCTTGCACAACCACTGGCTCTTTGAAAATCCGCGGCTACTGTATATTCACTGGGAATCAGTTGAACCGCCACTTGAGTTTGCCAGAAAAACCGCGAAAGCATTCAAGGTTTTGTAAAAGAAGACTCTATTTATTGCTCCTCTTTTCCCGGGGAGCATTTTTTATCACTTTAGAGAATGCAAGAGTTTGTTTCAGATATTCATCAATTAATTTTTGACTGCCTTGAAACGCCCTCCAGTTGAAAATGCGGTTCTGCGATTTTTAAGCCTTTCGTTTCCTTATACTTATCTTACTTGCAAATCCCAGCCATAATAGAAATGGTGGAATGAATAGAGTTTGAGGAAGCTTTACACCTTCCTTAATATAAAGACTGAGGGCTATCGTCAAGGCTATTAGCTAGCACAATATAAATAATCAAAGAACCAGGCAATGTCAAAATAAATATAAGTCTTACTCCAAATGAAGGAATGCCAAAAAATTCTGAAATTCCACCGCAGACACCATTTACTGATCTATCTCTGGACGATTTTTTCAACTGACTCTTGTTCAAATTAACCCCACTCCCTTTCCCAGTGCATCTTGAAATACTGCGGGGGATTTTTAAGCTGAGTGATTATAGCCGGCTCGAATTTTTC
Protein-coding regions in this window:
- a CDS encoding PspC domain-containing protein; amino-acid sequence: MNKSQLKKSSRDRSVNGVCGGISEFFGIPSFGVRLIFILTLPGSLIIYIVLANSLDDSPQSLY
- a CDS encoding DUF1259 domain-containing protein — protein: MKRKIRNTELADFLNNRHKHSKFAGQRRKRKQDDRVSDLESLCDKFADILKADSNEIVNGVCVATRFRNELKPTILNRKTVSPLSIAALFSFEDLDSKGNALNLGETVILQEETQEFISKLREQDLIVTALHNHWLFENPRLLYIHWESVEPPLEFARKTAKAFKVL
- a CDS encoding cell wall hydrolase, with amino-acid sequence MKNAAIIFLVIIFTLSGMSAAQAASNHTVKQGESLWSIARYHGVPVAAVKKINNRYSNMIYSGEQLKIPTPVSSKERDLLARLVRAEAEGEPYAGKVAVATVVLNRVDSKKFPDSVTGVVYEKSYGHYAFTPVKNGEINRPADFKSKKAVNEALAYRGQGSGSLYFFNPQTSVSKWVFSREVTVTIGKHRFAK
- a CDS encoding kanamycin nucleotidyltransferase C-terminal domain-containing protein, coding for MAYWCAITVGLANKMRYKSNKFKIEDSFLLKLLPVNYEQTIRKLFENNDFDEVKKNASLIWSSFIEWSSVEFNIDLNDDHLLGI